One part of the Leptospira paudalimensis genome encodes these proteins:
- a CDS encoding DNA adenine methylase, with amino-acid sequence MQKKWDEDTITVPPIKWAGGKRWLVSHYPNIFPKKYNTYYEPFLGSGAVFFYLKPEKSVLSDLNAELIEFYQTLQKSPFALQRKLMDHQSFHSEEYYDLIRKSYPKKRVDRSARFLYLNRSCWNGLYRVNKKGEFNVPIGNRTNFQLKTDDYRLVSNLLQNAELNISDFEKTINRANRGDFIFVDPPYTVMHNENGFVKYNQKIFSWGDQIRLKACLDRAKKRGAKILITNAAHRSIEQLYSEHFYIKKLNRLTNLSANSSSRGITEEYIISSYKIEV; translated from the coding sequence ATGCAGAAAAAGTGGGATGAAGATACAATAACGGTTCCTCCAATTAAATGGGCAGGAGGAAAACGTTGGCTAGTCAGCCATTATCCCAATATTTTCCCAAAGAAATATAACACATACTATGAGCCTTTTTTGGGCAGTGGTGCAGTCTTTTTTTACTTGAAACCAGAAAAATCAGTTTTAAGTGATTTGAATGCAGAATTAATCGAGTTCTATCAAACTTTGCAAAAATCTCCCTTTGCTCTTCAGAGGAAACTAATGGATCATCAGTCCTTTCACTCTGAGGAATATTATGATCTTATCCGAAAATCTTATCCCAAAAAAAGAGTCGATCGTAGTGCTAGATTTTTATATTTAAATCGATCCTGTTGGAACGGCTTATATAGAGTAAATAAAAAAGGCGAGTTCAATGTTCCAATTGGGAACCGAACCAATTTTCAATTAAAAACAGATGATTATCGATTGGTATCAAATCTATTACAAAATGCAGAGTTAAATATTTCCGACTTTGAAAAGACAATCAATCGGGCGAATCGAGGTGATTTTATCTTTGTGGATCCACCTTATACTGTGATGCACAATGAAAATGGTTTTGTAAAATACAATCAAAAGATCTTTTCTTGGGGTGATCAAATCAGATTAAAAGCATGTCTTGATCGTGCAAAAAAAAGAGGAGCTAAGATTTTAATCACGAATGCAGCTCATCGTTCCATAGAACAATTATATTCTGAACATTTTTATATCAAAAAGTTAAATCGACTAACAAATCTTTCGGCCAATAGTTCTTCTCGAGGAATTACCGAAGAGTATATAATATCATCTTATAAAATTGAAGTATAG
- a CDS encoding type II toxin-antitoxin system HipA family toxin: protein MTSKEAFVWIWLEGQVDPIVCGRIEEENGFYYFNYGRSYLEKSKENSKTFSIYEPELPLIEGRLPLLPELKMPNAIRDASPDAWGRRVILNKISGSNAKEKDTNDLSELLYLLESGSDRIGALDFQESPTEYKPRQNANVSLEDLLRSSEKVEKGIPLSRELDMALLHGTSIGGARPKALVEEKESKYVAKFSSTDDYYHVVKAEYIAMRLAKLVGIDVAPVKLVRAANKDVLLIKRFDRVRLKHGWGRKRVVSALTLFGLDEMMARYTSYETLCEIIRHRFQSPKETLEEIFQRLVFNILCGNTDDHARNHAAFWDGNSLTLTPAYDICPQARSGNEASQAMLIFGDDRRSRIEVCLNARSQFLLSKARAIEIVKHQIQTIEKKWKSVCDEAELSQVDRNLLWKRQFLNPYSMEGVKG, encoded by the coding sequence ATGACTTCTAAAGAAGCCTTTGTTTGGATTTGGTTAGAAGGCCAAGTGGATCCAATCGTCTGTGGTAGGATCGAAGAAGAGAATGGATTTTATTATTTTAACTATGGACGAAGTTATCTAGAGAAGTCGAAAGAGAACTCCAAAACCTTTTCCATCTATGAACCAGAGTTACCACTGATAGAAGGACGATTGCCTCTCCTTCCCGAACTCAAGATGCCAAATGCGATTCGCGATGCATCACCAGATGCTTGGGGAAGGCGTGTCATTCTCAATAAAATTTCTGGATCCAATGCAAAAGAGAAAGATACCAATGATCTCAGTGAATTGTTATATCTTTTGGAATCAGGCTCCGATCGAATTGGTGCTCTCGATTTTCAAGAATCACCAACTGAGTACAAGCCAAGACAGAATGCAAATGTATCCTTAGAAGACTTATTGAGGTCTTCCGAAAAAGTAGAGAAGGGGATTCCTCTCAGCCGTGAATTAGATATGGCGCTTCTGCATGGAACTTCCATAGGTGGTGCGAGACCAAAAGCGCTCGTGGAAGAGAAAGAGTCCAAGTATGTGGCAAAGTTTTCTTCGACAGATGATTATTACCATGTCGTGAAGGCCGAGTACATTGCCATGCGTCTTGCAAAACTTGTGGGAATCGATGTCGCTCCGGTCAAACTCGTTCGAGCTGCAAACAAAGATGTGCTTCTCATCAAACGATTTGATCGAGTCCGATTGAAACATGGTTGGGGAAGAAAACGTGTTGTGTCTGCCTTAACACTCTTTGGTCTCGATGAGATGATGGCACGATATACAAGTTATGAAACCCTCTGTGAAATCATTCGCCATCGTTTTCAAAGTCCAAAAGAAACCTTAGAGGAGATCTTCCAAAGACTAGTCTTTAATATCCTTTGTGGCAACACCGACGACCATGCAAGAAATCATGCTGCCTTCTGGGATGGAAATTCTCTAACGCTTACACCGGCCTACGATATTTGCCCTCAGGCACGATCTGGGAACGAAGCATCACAAGCCATGCTCATCTTCGGCGATGACAGAAGGAGTCGAATCGAAGTTTGTCTCAATGCTCGCAGTCAATTTCTACTTTCGAAAGCTAGGGCGATAGAGATTGTGAAACACCAAATCCAAACCATTGAGAAAAAATGGAAGTCTGTTTGTGACGAAGCCGAGTTAAGCCAGGTGGACAGAAATCTACTCTGGAAACGACAGTTTTTGAATCCCTATTCGATGGAAGGTGTAAAGGGGTAA
- a CDS encoding ATP-binding protein gives MKKLRYLHPYLEDVLNRKMLFIGGPRQVGKTTLALQYLKPPSVKNPGYLNWDRNSDKVLILKDQLQLSQSKTIVLDEIHKYSKWRNLIKGLYDKHFEDNRFIVTGSARLDTFRKGGDSLLGRYRYFRLHPFSVSEMSKHPNQSDMELLLKFGGFPEPLFAQNENEHRIWQNDRMVKVASEDIRDLETIKDISSLLLLAEILPSRVGSPLSLKSVGEDLSVSQPTVERWVEALSSLYYCFSILPYGTPKIRAVKKLKKLYMWDWSQVEERGFRFENLVASHLLKYCHFITDTQGFPMEVRYLRDTDGREIDFVILKNKVPIFAVECKTGDKALSRHIEYFKARTKIPEFYQVHLGKNDFGSNANGRVIPFTKFCKELGLV, from the coding sequence ATGAAAAAACTCAGGTATCTGCACCCGTATTTAGAAGACGTTTTAAACCGAAAAATGTTGTTTATTGGCGGTCCCAGGCAAGTTGGTAAAACGACTCTTGCCTTGCAATACCTGAAACCACCATCCGTTAAAAATCCAGGTTATTTGAATTGGGACAGAAACAGTGACAAAGTTCTGATTTTAAAAGACCAACTTCAGCTGAGTCAAAGTAAAACGATTGTTTTGGATGAAATCCACAAATATAGTAAATGGCGAAATCTCATCAAAGGTTTATATGATAAACACTTTGAGGACAATCGGTTTATTGTTACAGGTTCGGCACGATTGGATACATTTCGAAAAGGTGGTGATTCTCTTCTTGGGAGGTATCGCTATTTTCGATTGCATCCTTTCTCTGTTTCGGAGATGAGTAAACATCCAAACCAATCCGACATGGAGCTTCTATTAAAGTTTGGTGGATTTCCTGAGCCATTATTTGCGCAGAATGAAAACGAACATCGAATCTGGCAGAATGACCGGATGGTGAAAGTTGCCTCTGAAGACATTCGCGATTTAGAAACTATAAAGGATATCTCTTCTCTATTGTTACTTGCGGAAATTTTGCCATCAAGAGTTGGATCGCCACTTTCCTTGAAAAGTGTGGGAGAAGATTTGTCTGTTTCTCAACCAACGGTAGAAAGGTGGGTGGAAGCTCTCTCATCATTATACTATTGTTTCTCGATCCTACCCTATGGAACTCCAAAGATCAGGGCCGTCAAAAAACTAAAAAAACTATATATGTGGGATTGGTCGCAAGTAGAAGAAAGAGGATTTCGATTTGAGAATCTTGTCGCAAGTCATTTGCTAAAGTATTGTCATTTCATTACAGACACGCAAGGCTTTCCAATGGAAGTGAGATACCTACGTGATACGGATGGAAGAGAAATTGATTTTGTCATTCTAAAAAATAAAGTTCCCATCTTTGCTGTTGAATGCAAAACAGGCGACAAGGCTTTGAGTCGCCACATTGAATATTTTAAAGCTAGAACAAAGATTCCTGAGTTTTACCAAGTCCACTTAGGAAAGAACGATTTTGGTTCAAATGCAAACGGAAGAGTCATTCCTTTTACAAAATTCTGTAAAGAACTGGGGTTGGTATGA